Proteins from one Candidatus Eisenbacteria bacterium genomic window:
- the trpD gene encoding anthranilate phosphoribosyltransferase — protein sequence MIREAINRVCHRENLSREEARLCMAQMMDGTASTSQVASFLTALAMKGETVDELIGCALAMKEKATKISTKRTPVLDTCGTGGDGAQTFNISTAAAFVVAASGVCVAKHGNGAVSSQCGSADAAGALGIKLDAPAAKLEECLEKIGICFLFAPSLHKSMKTASAACKETGIRNIFNLVGPLANPAGAKRQILGVYQADLTEKFALALKELGCTRALVVHGLDGLDEISISAPTKVTELRDGNIHTYEIKPGDFGIPGVRLGEMAGATPVENAEMIVNVLRGAKGAKREIVVLNSAAGLLVAGRVDNLKAGVREAARLIDSGAALSKLDELRRVTSSA from the coding sequence ATGATAAGAGAAGCCATCAACAGGGTGTGTCACAGAGAGAACTTGAGCCGTGAGGAAGCCCGTCTTTGTATGGCGCAAATGATGGACGGAACGGCATCGACTTCACAGGTTGCATCCTTCCTGACTGCTCTGGCCATGAAGGGCGAGACGGTTGACGAACTCATTGGATGCGCATTGGCAATGAAAGAAAAAGCCACGAAGATCAGCACAAAACGGACGCCCGTCCTTGATACCTGCGGGACAGGAGGGGATGGAGCACAGACTTTTAACATTTCGACCGCTGCGGCATTTGTGGTTGCTGCATCCGGAGTCTGCGTTGCAAAGCATGGGAACGGAGCTGTTTCGAGTCAGTGCGGAAGCGCAGACGCGGCCGGCGCCCTCGGGATAAAGCTGGACGCCCCTGCGGCGAAGCTCGAGGAGTGTCTTGAGAAGATAGGGATTTGCTTTCTGTTCGCACCTTCTCTTCACAAGTCGATGAAGACTGCCAGCGCGGCGTGCAAGGAAACAGGCATAAGAAACATATTCAATCTCGTAGGCCCGCTTGCGAATCCTGCAGGAGCAAAGAGACAGATTCTGGGAGTTTATCAGGCTGACCTTACCGAGAAGTTCGCACTTGCCCTCAAGGAGCTCGGATGCACAAGGGCACTCGTCGTCCACGGCCTGGACGGTCTGGATGAGATTTCAATCTCCGCCCCGACAAAGGTAACCGAGCTGAGAGACGGCAATATCCATACGTATGAGATCAAACCCGGGGACTTTGGTATTCCAGGCGTCAGATTAGGCGAGATGGCCGGCGCCACACCGGTGGAAAACGCCGAGATGATTGTCAATGTTCTTAGAGGCGCAAAAGGAGCAAAGCGCGAAATCGTAGTTCTGAATTCTGCAGCCGGACTTCTGGTTGCCGGCAGGGTTGACAATTTGAAGGCAGGAGTGAGGGAAGCAGCCCGTCTGATTGACAGCGGTGCGGCTTTGAGCAAGTTGGATGAGCTGAGAAGGGTGACAAGCTCGGCCTGA